The proteins below are encoded in one region of Tessaracoccus aquimaris:
- a CDS encoding alpha/beta fold hydrolase, protein MPHDAEDLSTVELPAGQVDYFDSGGSGPVIVACHGVPMDHRQWRKVIPLLGDFRVVAPILPMGGHRRPMRHEADLSQRGMARILADLLDALDLRDVTLVLNDWGGGQFLVNEGRTERVGRLALVACEAFDNFPPGPGKALELVAKTPGGMWLLVAMMRLRPFRKMPGGYASMSLKGLPDDLLVDWFTPAWRSREIRRDFRKFAVGAPDKETLLAWSAELAGFERPVLVVWADRDPMMPSEHGPRLAELYPDARLEIVADSSTLVPEDQPEALAALLAEFASRG, encoded by the coding sequence ATGCCACACGACGCCGAGGACCTGTCAACGGTCGAGCTGCCCGCCGGACAGGTCGACTACTTCGACAGCGGAGGCTCCGGTCCCGTGATCGTCGCCTGCCACGGAGTGCCGATGGACCACCGCCAGTGGCGGAAGGTGATCCCTCTCCTGGGCGACTTCCGGGTGGTCGCGCCGATCCTCCCGATGGGCGGCCACCGGCGCCCGATGCGCCACGAGGCGGACCTCAGCCAGCGCGGCATGGCCCGGATCCTCGCGGACCTGCTCGACGCCCTCGACCTGCGCGACGTCACGCTCGTCCTCAACGACTGGGGCGGCGGCCAGTTCCTGGTGAACGAGGGTCGCACCGAGCGGGTCGGCAGGCTTGCGCTGGTGGCGTGCGAGGCATTCGACAACTTCCCGCCGGGCCCCGGCAAGGCCCTGGAACTCGTCGCGAAGACCCCGGGCGGCATGTGGCTGCTGGTGGCGATGATGCGACTGCGTCCATTCCGGAAGATGCCGGGCGGATACGCGTCGATGAGCCTGAAGGGGCTCCCGGACGACCTGCTCGTCGACTGGTTCACCCCCGCCTGGCGCAGCCGCGAGATCCGACGCGACTTCCGCAAGTTCGCGGTGGGCGCCCCCGACAAAGAGACCCTGCTCGCCTGGTCGGCAGAGTTGGCGGGGTTCGAACGCCCGGTGCTTGTGGTGTGGGCCGACCGCGACCCCATGATGCCGTCCGAGCACGGCCCACGACTGGCCGAGTTGTATCCCGACGCGCGACTGGAGATCGTGGCGGACAGTTCGACGCTGGTTCCCGAGGATCAGCCGGAGGCGCTGGCCGCGCTGCTGGCGGAGTTCGCGTCGCGGGGTTGA
- the gatA gene encoding Asp-tRNA(Asn)/Glu-tRNA(Gln) amidotransferase subunit GatA → MMNILKSTAADLGRAMAAGELTSEALTQACLDQIDALNPTLNVFLSVDADSALEQARAIDARRAAGEELGPLAGVPIGVKDNFCTTDFPTTCGSKILDGWVPPYDATVVAKLRAAGLVIVGKTNMDEFAMGSSTETSYFGPTRNPWDTERIPGGSGGGSSAAVSSFMVPIAVGSDTGGSIRQPGSVTGTIGVKPTYGGVSRYGLVAMASSLDQPGPVTRSAEDAALLQQIIGGYDPHDSASINQPVPDLVAAAASEDLAGVRIGVVTEFQGEGYEPGVLDRFREAVEVLREAGAEIVEVSCPAFNYALPAYYLIQPAELSSNLARFDGMRYGLRAGDDGGASAEQVMNLTREEGFGREAKRRIIIGTYALSAGYYDAYYGSAQKVRSLIMQDFDKAFGQVDVLISPTTPTVAFKVGERTADPMSMYLADLCTIPSNMAGNASASFPVGLSEGLPVGLQVMAPPMEDARLYRVGGVLERALEGRWGGPLLDQMTQIEGSKAVDA, encoded by the coding sequence CTGATGAACATCCTCAAGAGCACCGCCGCCGACCTCGGCCGCGCCATGGCCGCAGGCGAACTAACGTCCGAGGCCCTCACGCAGGCATGCCTCGACCAGATCGACGCCCTGAACCCGACGCTCAACGTCTTCCTGTCTGTCGACGCCGACTCCGCCCTTGAGCAGGCCCGAGCCATCGACGCGCGCCGCGCGGCAGGCGAGGAACTCGGCCCGCTTGCCGGCGTGCCGATCGGTGTCAAGGACAACTTCTGCACCACCGACTTCCCGACCACCTGCGGATCGAAGATCCTCGACGGCTGGGTGCCCCCCTACGACGCCACCGTGGTCGCCAAGCTCCGCGCGGCAGGCCTTGTCATCGTCGGCAAGACGAACATGGACGAGTTCGCCATGGGCTCCTCGACGGAGACCTCGTACTTCGGCCCGACCCGCAACCCGTGGGACACCGAACGCATCCCCGGTGGCTCCGGCGGCGGCTCATCCGCGGCCGTTTCGTCGTTCATGGTGCCGATCGCCGTCGGCTCCGACACCGGCGGCTCCATCCGGCAGCCCGGCTCCGTCACCGGAACCATCGGAGTCAAGCCGACCTACGGCGGCGTCTCACGCTACGGCCTCGTCGCGATGGCCTCCAGTCTCGACCAGCCCGGCCCCGTCACGCGGTCCGCGGAGGACGCCGCGCTGCTGCAGCAGATCATCGGCGGCTACGACCCGCACGACTCGGCCTCGATCAACCAACCTGTCCCGGACCTGGTCGCCGCGGCGGCCTCCGAGGACCTGGCAGGCGTGCGGATCGGCGTTGTCACCGAGTTCCAGGGCGAGGGCTACGAGCCGGGCGTGCTCGACCGGTTCCGCGAGGCAGTCGAGGTGCTGCGTGAGGCGGGCGCCGAGATCGTCGAGGTCTCCTGCCCGGCGTTCAACTACGCGCTGCCCGCCTACTACCTGATCCAGCCCGCCGAGCTCAGCTCCAACCTGGCCCGCTTCGACGGCATGCGCTACGGCCTGCGTGCCGGCGACGACGGTGGTGCCTCGGCCGAGCAGGTGATGAACCTGACCCGCGAGGAGGGCTTCGGCCGCGAGGCGAAGCGCCGCATCATCATCGGCACCTACGCGCTGTCGGCCGGCTACTACGACGCCTACTACGGCTCGGCGCAGAAGGTCCGCAGCCTGATCATGCAGGACTTCGACAAGGCCTTCGGGCAGGTCGACGTGCTGATCTCGCCGACCACTCCCACCGTCGCGTTCAAGGTGGGGGAGCGCACCGCCGACCCCATGAGCATGTACCTCGCAGACCTGTGCACCATCCCGTCGAACATGGCGGGCAACGCGTCCGCGTCGTTCCCGGTCGGGCTCAGCGAGGGCCTCCCCGTCGGGCTGCAGGTGATGGCCCCGCCGATGGAGGACGCCCGGCTGTACCGGGTCGGTGGCGTGCTCGAACGCGCGCTTGAGGGTCGCTGGGGCGGCCCGCTGCTGGACCAGATGACACAGATCGAGGGATCGAAGGCGGTCGACGCATGA
- the gatC gene encoding Asp-tRNA(Asn)/Glu-tRNA(Gln) amidotransferase subunit GatC, with translation MGLTADDVARLAGLARIQLTEQECSELAPELDVILESVASVSEVAGPDVPLATHAMPVVNVFRADVVTASLTQEQALSGAPDEEDGRFRVPQILSED, from the coding sequence GTGGGTCTCACCGCCGACGACGTGGCTCGACTGGCAGGGCTCGCCCGCATCCAGCTCACCGAGCAGGAATGCAGCGAACTCGCCCCCGAGCTGGACGTCATCCTGGAATCCGTCGCGAGCGTCTCTGAGGTCGCCGGGCCGGACGTGCCGCTCGCGACCCACGCGATGCCGGTGGTCAACGTGTTCCGCGCCGACGTCGTCACCGCATCCCTCACGCAGGAGCAGGCCCTCTCGGGCGCCCCTGACGAAGAGGACGGCCGGTTCCGCGTCCCCCAGATCCTGAGCGAGGACTGA